The Sorangiineae bacterium MSr11367 genome window below encodes:
- a CDS encoding nuclear transport factor 2 family protein, with protein sequence MTSSANEQLVDGFYRALAKRDWETMVAAYHPDVHFTDPVFDLRGARAAGMWRMLCESGKDMSVVHSGVRATEHEGAAHWEATYTFSLTGRRVLNVIDARFEFREGKIVRHVDTFDFWKWAGQALGPTGKLLGWTPFVRGKVQRTANGRLEKFLSR encoded by the coding sequence TTGGTGGATGGCTTTTACCGTGCACTGGCCAAGCGCGATTGGGAAACGATGGTGGCGGCCTACCATCCCGACGTGCACTTCACCGATCCCGTGTTCGACCTGCGCGGCGCACGCGCGGCGGGCATGTGGCGCATGCTCTGCGAAAGCGGGAAGGACATGAGCGTCGTGCACAGCGGCGTTCGTGCGACCGAGCACGAAGGCGCGGCGCACTGGGAGGCGACGTACACGTTTTCGCTGACGGGTCGTCGCGTCCTCAACGTCATCGATGCGCGCTTCGAGTTTCGCGAGGGAAAGATCGTGCGCCACGTCGACACCTTCGATTTCTGGAAGTGGGCGGGGCAAGCGCTCGGACCCACGGGGAAGCTTCTCGGCTGGACGCCGTTCGTGCGCGGCAAGGTTCAACGCACCGCGAACGGCCGGCTCGAGAAGTTTCTCTCGCGCTAG